One Puntigrus tetrazona isolate hp1 chromosome 25, ASM1883169v1, whole genome shotgun sequence genomic window, taacagagACCTAAGAAGTATGTGATTCAGTGAGAAACACATTCATTTGCTTTCTGACAagaaacatcattaaaaattcACCTGAGGACAAACACTCGGAAAACCTCAGCCGGTGCAAAACCGTCAAAACTGAAGGAGTCAGTGACTAAACGGACAGGACCGTTTGTTTTTCGTACTCAGCCCAAGTAAGCAAATCCCAACATTTGAACATATTTCAAGGACAATCTGAGCAGCAGATCTTGACGTGTTGTGAATGACTGTAGCGAGTCGTGTCACAGCCGGAGTTGAGAAGGGAGGAAGAATCACTGCTGTGTTTAATAATGTATCTGAGGAGGCGTGCAGCAAAGAAGCTTCTTCAAAGAACCAATAATACCTCAATCTCTATACATTACAGGCAGGGGCATTCGAGCGCATCAAGGCTGTTAACAAAGTCCCCAGAACGCGGCAATCTTTGTTGGTGTTCGTtgaattttttataaacaagtcTATTTGTGGTGAAATCTGCTTATGGTGGTGACTTCCAGAAAAGATCCTTTGAAACTGCAGCCTGAAAGACCATCCATCCACCTGTGAGATCAGTGACACGCCTGAGAAAATCACTACTGGATACCTGCTTTGTACTGTACCTATATGccgttttattattgttttaagttgaaaatgaataacaaattattatttttcttttgcatctTCACTTGCTATAGTCAACAATTAATGTTATGTAATGTAACAAGTATGTTATTTACGATCTGTGAGACTTTTAATGTCTTAAATCagcaaaaatctgtaaaatattatttcagtttaagcgtcttatattttaaaaaatgttttcattttatttcagtgattaacaaagttttaataaagaataaagacttttaagcacccattactccagtcctcaGAGTCACATAATCCTGCTTCGTGTTTTTGTGAAAACGATcacatttttttgatgaattaaaaaagtgaaaaaaagtatttatgtaaCTGTGATATCTTTGTCATGAAATGAGCAAAtacaaaaactgtatttatttaagaaacagACATCCTTTGTAACATTGTTAATGTCTTTACCATCACTTTCGTTTCATTTAGTGCATACTTGTTGAAAAAGCACTAAtttcttctaaataaataaataaataaaaatacttctgCCACAAAATGCCACTTTTGAATGGTACATGTATATAAaccattaattgcatttataattgtaatattttttgataacataaattttatttgacaatcttggtgttatttttattatatgaaatacatgaattaaaaaCTATAGATTTAAAGTAGCAAGCTAATAGTttgagtttaaaaataaataataatatcagttAAACAAAATTaggaaataactgaaaaaagagcaaaatctgctaaataaaatcatctattgttattgtttaaaacactgaaatagaGGTTTCagaacagattttcttttttaaatatatatatatatatatatatatatatatatatatatatatatatatatatatatatatatatagtgatgcTAGGATGCTGTTGGTTATTTCTCAAGTGTTAATTTCTCAAAGTAGTGTATTTTTGTCCTTAGTAAGCACCAATTAATTGATTACCGGTCCAAATGTGTTGCTGTCGAAACTGTGTCCATGATGGTCCCCCTCGATCCACAGATGTCCATCTGGAACTCTTACATAACGGTTTTTATATCCCAGCGTTCtgataatagaaaaaaatcacGCGTTAATGGATTCTGGCTGCttttaaagcagcaaaacaCCAGGCTATTTTTCATTTCCCGCTGTTTATGTTACACTTGACCAGCGACGTGTATTCACCAATCCTGCATTTGGCTCTTGGCCTGCTCTCTAAATCTAAGATCAATAATTAATGTTCGCGCAGCTGCTGCagtctttgttttatatttaagatgACTTTCTGACACAGCAATAGCTCATATCCCTTGCAGGCGGTGCTGTGAGCGCTTTAGAGCGAGAGCGTGAAggaaatttcacatttttaatgccGTTTTTTCTTCATCAGCCATCGCAGAGCTAAATTAACTTCCGCTTCATGTGAATCATCTGAAAATCAAACCGGAGAAGTCATCAGGCCCGGGATTTCCTCGACCGAATCCCAAGATCACCTTGAGATGTAATGCTTTTGGCCGTGAATGGTTTGATGAGACATTAATGTTTGATGACACTTACGGCTAAATGGTGCATTTGTGCGATACAAGCATTTAAAGAGGACCGAGTCTGAATTGGCGCGTTTAATAAACTCAAACAGATCCTTCGAGCGCTGCTACAAAGGCCTGTTAGCCTGAGTAAACACTTTTTAGgcaacaaacacattttctgcCATTAGAACCCAAGAATCAATCACGATGCTGTCAAACTTCATTCATAAGTTAATTTGGGACTTACTTGATGAAGTCCCCCTCGATCCCAATGACCCGTTTGATGATCTTCTGCCGAGGGTCCTTCGGGCTCCTGCAGAAGGAGTGAGCAGATATGAGATGGTACGACTACAACATTTGCATACTGATGACAGAAGTGTTCCTGGTTTATTTGAGGATGCTGCTGAGCTCAGTGGATTATGGGGCATTAGGGACAGTTTTCAGAGACCAGATGGGTCTTATCTGCTGGAGTAAGTCAAGAAAAGACTCGACGAAATGTCAAAACTCTTGATTTTCGGGGCGCAATATTATTAGATCGTATTTCACTTGATTCACTTAGCGTACTCATTTGGGACAATGCTTAAGTTTTAGATGCAGGAgagggaaaatgtttttttgaatgttatatGTGACTCTGGTAAACAAAAACCTCGATGTACGGTTTGTTAGGATGGGACAATATTTAgttgagatacaactatttgaatatctggaataGGAGGGTGCAAAGTAacctaaatattgagaaaatcacctttaaagttgtccaaaaaaagtttttagcaatgcatatcgCTAAGTTTGGATGTATTTATGgcaggaaatttacaaaatacagtCACAAGAACTTACttctgacaaaaacaaaacaaagcaaaacaaaacttcaaatctcaaaattactaaattatttcTCCTAATCGTATGTGCCATACGGGTTTTATATCTAGCAAGTTAATGTCCTGTAATTGCAATTCATATCTcaaatttttaagtttattgtttccaaaaatacatttacatgacgtgcattaaagatttttttttttcaaaatcagtGTTGACCAACTATTAAAATGGTTTCTCTTTCAAGTTACAGTTGCTCACATGACTTTTTCAGGCCTGGCAATCCCAAGCTTATATTTTTCTCTAAGTGAAAGCAATTCCacacagcttttattttgaggtCAGGTCTCTGTAAGTGTTACATCTGTAGAGTCTGAAGTATCCGTTCCATCAGTTTTGACCTGATCCCTCACATCATTACCCACAACGACCCTGACCTTGTCTTTCAGGAGCCTGCAAACTTCTCATCCCATCCGCGTCTGAAACTTTCTGCCACTGGCTGCCACTCCATGCTTTATGGAATTTCATGTACAGTAATCTTTTCTGCTTGTTGCCTTTCCGCAAGAGCGCTTTCTCAGCTGCAACTCACCCTGTAAGGCTTCTTATAAGATGACTTCTCACGGCTGAAGTGTGTACTTTGCTGCCAAACGTCTCTCAAATGCTGAGCAAGCACTTTGTTGTGAAATTGCCTACTTTCTTTGTGACCGTCCGAACACCATGTCTTAACAAACCTAGGCACCTAAGTACAAAATCTGTTCGTAGACATTTGTAGGACATTTTGTGTTATCTTTTATCGAATGAAGTTTATCTGCATTTACTCTAGTTTTTAATAGCTGTTCGGTGAGGTTCCAAAAGTCTTAAAATTCAGATTaaagaatgaaaattaaatgaacgCTTCACTTCAAGCTTCCTGTCAGAAGCTATGCAATGTTAAATCTTCAAACAGCTCCAGCGCAGCCTccatccatcacacacacacacacacacgcacgcacacacacacacacacacacacacacacacacacacacacacacacacacacacacacacacacacacacacacacacacacacacacacacacacacacacacacacacacacacacacacacacacctcttctgCAACAGCTCTGACGCTCTGCCTGATTTGTGATTTTCATTACTTCTGTAGGCCTGAATGTTGTTGGTGTTTATCTCAAGTGTTACATACGCCATACTGGGAGAATGTATTCTGATTTGCCGAGTGAATGAAATTACGATTATATCTCACAAGAACTGTTGGTCAAAGTGgaaatttatgcaaaaaatgaGATGCAatgctttaaatacatttagaatgagTCCAGTCACCAGTTTTCAACTGGTGGGAGCAAATATATGACCCTGGAccgcaaaaccagtcataagcagcacgggtatatttgtagcaatatccaaaaaaaacaatgtatgggtcaaaactatagatttttcttttatgccagtATTAagatcaaaatatcaaaacttatttttttagcacCCTCTGATTTACAAGTAGTTGtatcaaatgtaaatatgttgTAACAAATCATATCAATGGAAATCTTACTTATTcaactttcaaataaatgtaaaaatctcaGTTTCACAATATTGACccttatgatatatatatatatatatatatatatatatatatatatatatatatatatatcaatgtattatatatatatatatatatatatatatatatatatatatatatatatatatatatatatatatatatatatatataaaaaatgttatttcattttctcattattactgttttaatcaaataaatgcagccttggtgagcatatggcacttcttttaaaacattacatttatagggatagttcacccaaaaataaaaattatgtcattaattactcaccataatattcttccaaacctgtaagaccttcataccaaaacctaaacctaaaaccAATGGGCTTTATTCAAAAATGCTGTTACCTTTTTGCGTTCCGAAGACGGACAAAGGTCTCGTGAGTTTGACTGTAATGAGTAATGACAATTTTGAGTGAATTATCCCTTAAAATCTTACCaatttcaaacttttaaatggtaggtTACTAGTctacattaatgcatttcagGGTTTTGTGATACGTAACCAATTAATGTCAAGTAAAATCTTAGCAAAACCACCTGAGAAGCACTGATCACAGAGTCGCAGCCGCACAGGCAGAGCGCAGAAAACCACAAATAGAGATTAAGTCGACGAGGCAAAGATAGAGAGAAAGTGGGAGTATGAAAACGCAGAGAGAGATGTAATAGCCCCGCCCCCTTCCCAGCTTATATATGTATGAGGGAGCCCTCGCTTGACTGACGGCCCGGCTCGACCAATCAGGTTGCAGCGAACGCGCGAACGACGGGCAGAATTTGCCTGTCCCCGGGGAGACTGTGGAGGGAGCGAGTATCGCAGACAGCTGGACGGATGCGCGCTTCTCCGGTCCTCAGTCCGCGGTGCGCTCAGCATCTTCTCCTACACGGGCCGTATGGAGAGAGACTCCACACCTCTCACGCGCTCAAATAAAGCTAACGTTCATTCGGATCTACATCTCTGTAACAACCCCGCAGGTCCGGAGCTCGATCGCGCGGCTGAGAGGGAAGGAATATATTATGCGCTTGAAACAAGGAATCTCATTCTCTCCGGTAAGCGCGGCTCTCTCACGCTCTCATGACTCATGTGCATCCTGTTTAATAGCGCGCCCGTGCAGGGGGCTTACTGTAAGCGATCGACGAACAGAATCACTTCTAAATCTAGATATTTTTTATCTTCCGTTTTTATCGCCAGCGTGTTTTTTTGATCGGAAAGCTCTGCGCATCCGTGCTCGAAATGTCGTAATCTCGCGCAGAGACTCTACAGGTATCATTTAGACTAGAGGAATAACTGAATCCAATCATGTGATGGATAAAGAGGACACTGTTGATTTATGGCTCCCCAAGTTACTGCGAGGGATTTTAATTTGAGTGATACATAACTATTAtaagctatatatatttattctatcaCCAGTTTGAAAAAAAGCTTGGTAAAAGTTATTAATATACTTGCACAGTGAATGTTGCAATATcaaaattgctattttttgaCAGCAACTTTTGGCTAAACTGTAGGCTATTATTCACGTACTCATCTGGATGTTACCTAAACGTTATCACAGCGTTAAAACAACGGTTTTGCATGATTTCTGGACAACAAGCACAATCGACCCTCATAAAATGGTCTTGTAAACCTTGTTTGACTGTGTGTAAAATCTGTGGCGCTACAGTGAAATACGGCACAAATATTCACAGCTCATACAGCTTTAAAGAAGACCTATGTTATTCTTCAGCCTAAAATACAAAAGCATGCCATCTGCAAACTAGATACAGGTTATGTTTGCTTTCCTATGTCAGATGGTAAAAGAGGTTGTAATGCGGCAGTATAAAACAAACTGGCTTGAGTTTTCTCAGCATAGTTAATCAGGTTAATGGAAGATGAAAAGAACCAAAAAGGGGCACGCATTTTGTTCCAAGCGCCACTGAGTTATTGTATTTGCTCCTGCCTCATGTGTATGAACGAGGTGTGGATGGGGGCGAGATGGGGTACAGATGAGAGGGAGAAATCAATAGGGacaatagaagaaaaaaatgctaacaTGTCTTGAGACAGGGCTAAAGAATATGCGACAGAAATAGCTGATATATCTATAGGGATTCTGTCAGCAGTGCTGAAGCGTAATTAATTGCTGTCGTGCGGTGTGTTCGCCAGCAGTGTGCGGAGCAGGTGAGAGCTGTAGgactatcacacacacacacacacacacacacacacacacacacggatggAGCCCATGTCAGCGTAGTATCTTAGCTAATTATACTTCGCACCAGGCGTTTGAAGTGACACCATGTAGTGTGATAGGAAACAATGCTGATATATTACAACACACGGGGGAAAACACACTCATGTAGTCAAGCTCATAACTCACGAAGTAAACTCGGTTATCTTGTAGAGTTTGTGAGGAGAATAGAATCAAAGAACAGACCAGAATACAATAACGCAAACAAAACAGAGCGGAATGGAATAAACAGGATGGAACGGAATAAAAAGCAGGAAACGTAGCAGAACTGAATACAATGTAacaggaaaaagaagaagaaatataaCAGGAGAAtagtcaataaaataaaaaaaagtagaacagaatagaatattaaaagcaaaatggAGCATAACAGGGTAAAACAGAACATAAGGTGGAactaaaaagaacagaatatagaaacattaaatagaaatatatatgcGGAATAAAAAATAGAACTCAATTATCAGAATAAAGTAGAATTATACTCAGCAGAAAAGAATATTAGATTGGGTAGGGTAGAATATAATGGCATAGCTAAAACTGAACAGAATGGGATAGAATagaagaaaactaaaaacattcaatcctgcagaacagaaaaatggaataaatgaaaaaaaaagaacgtgtttgcaaataaacagaacaaaacagaacTACAGTAGAGTATATTAAAAGCAGAATGCAATACattaacaacagcaaaaaacagaataaaataaaatagaaaaagcaaaaatagaacaaaacagTACAATATAGAGTGAAACAGTGTagaaaacacaacagaattTGACACGAAGAacaaaatagaacaaaatagaaatagaaaatcGAAAAGAACAGAACATAACTATAGGATTGAGTAGAACAGAATGTAATGTggggaaaaacaataaaataaaataaagtaaaacaaaagaatTGAATACCAAAgaactaaataaaagcaatatatcagaggaaattaaaataaaacaacagaatacagcaaaaaagagcaaaatagAATCATTCATAATGAAACGGAACAgaataaaactgtatatattgAAAACAAAGAACTAGAACCGAATAAAGTAGAAAACAGAGCAGAAGAGAGAAGAATTGAACATAGCAGAACAAAATAGAACAAAGCAGAAAATAGAGCAGCACAGATTATGAAACTGACCGGAGCATCATAGAACCACTGCCACCAAGGATCAGAACAGAACTGAACATggcagaagagaaaaacaacaacagcagaaaATAACAGAACTAAGCAGAACAGAATGGAATAcaaagaacagaacagaatagaaattTCAACCAGGTATATCTAGTTTTACGTGTGAGTGAGATGATTAGCTTCAATTCAGagcaaaacatttcagctaCAGAATCTACAAATGAGTTAAAAAACAGCAGATGGTTGACTCTTAGTGCCGAAAGCTAATATTTTTGCTGTTGAAGCCAAACTAGAAGTGGACCTGGAACCACGCGGGTGGACCCATCACGGTCAAGGGCTAACCGTTTAATCCATTAACCTCAGCGTCACGAGAGTCTGCCGCTGCTGGGCTTTAAGTATTCTCCCCGCCGCAGAATCACTCCTGCTTTCGGTCACCGCTCGCTGTGAAACCCAACCTGAGCAGCCCCCTCGGATCCACTCCGCTCCCTAAACGCAACCAGAGGGCGCAGACTGCGTTACGCCGTCGTAATGTGACGAGGTGTCACCTCTGATTCCCGGCGCCCCCCCACACACGCTTCACTAGGAGCGCTGCCCCGCTGCCGAAGTGCGGCCAGATTTCTACcttctgaataaaacattgcGCAGCAGGGCCACTTTATGTGGTGTCTGTAGCATTAGACGAGTGGATGGAAAagagagagtgcgtgtgtgtgtgtgtgtgtgtctgtgtgtgttagctTCATGACTACTTTCTCTAAAGGAGGCAAACCATAAATATTTCAGGTAAAGTGGTTGGACTCTTGACTCTAAGAGAAAGGAGCGGTTGTCAACAAAAAGTTGTGATTAATGCAGATAGATGGAGGAACTGCTGTTGGTAGTGTTCAGACAAAACACGCTACAAATTTCTGCTAAAAACTTGCTGGGAAAAGACTAGCAGTGCTAAACGCAAACAACCCCCCTGACAGATATCCCTTAGCCAGTCACCACATACTTTCTGGTTAAAATATGGTGGGACTTTGGAGATTTGACTGTGGGAATGCCAACATTACATCCagctttaaattatatattataattatataataaacatgatttaaaatatttgagatGCTATGAATtttgcatacacacatacagtatttatttagaaaatatgtatatattcctatattatatatacatatatttaatatataaacgtaacatttttcttaaatttatagatgcacgtgtttgtatttataaatacataaatatacacagcatatacacacatattacataaaatcttttattttggattaatttgATAGAACGGAAAATATATGATAGATACGTTATATATAATGGTACAAATGTAATCTTGAcaactaattgaaataaaaaaaggataaagCTGCTAAAAGTGAAATTTAgtaaatttatgtaaaaaaaaaaacagaatgaagaAACATGAGCAAGAGTGCTGTACTAAATATGGGttaaattataaacaatagTTTAATAACAAGCTGAGTAATGCAGAAGTTGAGTCTGCGAAATGtgcagatttattaaattaactgataaaaaaaaacaaactgaaaaaagcagactataagaaaatttaaataaaagacaattttatattacatattccTTTTGCTTTCTAAAACATCAGTTCAAATCGAACACAAATTAATACgaagtatttcaaaataatacaatgtaaatgtttcccaaattataaatattatacacacatttacaatACCTTTTCAAAAACAAGTTTCAAGTTAAAATCAGGACTCTGCTTTACATATGATCTGACAAGCAGAACACCACATTAGACCAGCAGCAACAACTGTTGTATGAAACCCAATTAATCACTgataaaataatgtcataataGTGTTTAAGTTACATTATATTCATCTCTCCAGATACTGTGaatctgtgtgcatgtgtcgaCCCGTGATGCCAGTGAACTGAGCACAGAAATAATCTGCCCCTTTGACCCTTTCCAGCATTCGGCTATAGAAGCACTCTTGTTATTTCAAACCCGTTTCACATAATGAAGTGAGCACAGCACTCATGAACCACAGCTGAGGGCTCTCTTAGTTAAGAAGGACACATACATGAACAAATCAAATTAGTGTGTGTGGGCATCTTTAGCACTAAGCTCTTAACAGAAAATAGATGGAAATGGGAAAGATGGAGAGAGCGAGCGAGGTGTGTGTCCTTGTGTGTGTATCAATACTTCTTCACACTCAGTGCATTTATGTTATGCTTGTCGTAGCAACAAAGAACATGTTCTCTGCAGATAATGACAGTTTATTATCTCCTAAATAAATAAggtatttgagaaaaacagcTTTTGAAGCTGATTTAAATCATGAGACAAATTTGCAGTTAAAGTacaaatatctttatatatatatatatatatatatatatatatatatatatatatatatatatatatatacacacacacacacacacacacacacacacacacacacacacacacacacacacacttaaataaaatgggaatttattaatattagagaatatttaattttatatttatttaatgttatttatatatttaatatttatttttatttattgtatgacaatatataaaacatctgatttatttatatataagagaTTAAAATAAGAGAGCACATCTGTGCACATACAAAGtaacataaaaacagtaattttttttgctatttttctaCTAATTGTTCATTGAAAGTCCATGCTTTTTGTTAGTCTCTCTTCAACATGGCAACACACCACCTAATTTTCATACATCAGACAGTAAGCAGCTTCTGAAATAAGTTTACAACCTCATAATTTGTACGGTCGTTGGGATGAATAGTGATCTTTGCACAATCCTGGCAAAAAAAGCAGACTACAGGACCAAACAGATGGCTATGCAaggagaaaggagaaaaaaaatgctccCACCTGCTTGTGTTGACTCGCTGCCATAGTCGGACTAACATAAGCACACTGTCCTACAGGAGTTCTTTTGCAAACCTGCTGCTATAGTGATACTGACAGCTTCATCTAGCACAGGCAAGCGGCTTTGTGCTTTCTGTCCTCAAGGTTGCAAGCCAATCATAATTTCAGCATATGGAGTAAGATCTAGCAAATACACTGAGATTTTATATTAAGGCTGTCAATCAATATCATTGAACATAAACCTTATCACAAACCTCACAGTGCACAGCAAtccattttgcattttgagtTATCAATCTGTCCGAGACAGAATTAGAgtgttgtattttaaagacatcccgtcaatttgattaaaaactaatttatattAAACGCTGTGTTGAAAAAGATAGAACAAATCAGTTTTCGTCAATATATAAATGGTTAAAGAGCAACTTACTGAGTTGCTCACTGTgtaatgcattcaaaaatagttttagtgaaCCATACAATAGGTACAAAGCACAAAGTCTGAGTTCACAGGCGAATTTTAAAACGTCTTAATTAACTTACTGTGCCCACTGGCAGCTGCCACTGAAAGACGAAATGCAGTGGTTATCACTGAGCCCTTTGGGATAGCACTTCATTGCGAAATAATTGCCCCTCTGTGCATTCAGCTGGCTTTAATGTCTATTTATGAGACAATAAAAACCAATGTTAGCAATGCCCTTAGTATGCTTGAATAACACATTcgaaaaaaatgcaaaacaaattaaatgtgcCATGTACGACAGGGATCAGTTGTTAAATTGGCTTTCATATAAATGCGGTTAAAGTAAGTTATTATATTCACAGTGCATCATAGCATCGAAATGAAAGCATGTTACAACAGATTTAAGTGTCTGGCCAGTCAGTCGCCaaataaagctcattatctCACAATTACAAAATGATCTATGACAGAAGTAAGATGGCACTGCATACTGATGCTCTTGTACGCACAACCCAGTCATACACTAAACAGAATGGCTGTGATGTATGCAGATTTTCGTAACACCTGCCCTCATGCACATAAAACCTCCTtgacatttgaatatattgcaAGAGCAGTCTCAGGGGTCACATGATAGATGTGGGAAGGGTAGACATATGAGGTCAAACCagcaataatgtattatttgatGGCACGAAAAAGCAATAATACCTTCACTCGTATGGTCTAAATCTATCACCGTGCTCCTAAATGCCAGTATGGCTCTTCTTGACGCTAATGTGTCACCGTATTCATTTCCCCTCTCTCCTGTCTCTTATTTTCCACAGATGGGAAGTGACGAGTGTGACTGATTGAACATAATAACGATGGCAGACAAGTGGTCCGCCCCCCACAGGAACCCGAGCTCACCCTGCAAATTTCCACTTTCCCTGCTTCCATTCCCCTAAGGATACGCTGACCTTCACATATGCAGCCTGCACGACAACCCAAAACAGGGTAAATTGAAAGGTTGCTGCTCTCCGCCAAGGACGACAACAGGCAAACTTGCTGCTTTGGGGGACTTGCCATCAGCAGAAATACACCCTGTTGTCATAACAAATGATtctgtgtttgtgaatttaaCGCCTCTAACACCAGACCCCCATAAGGACCAATTACAAGCTGAAGAGAGAAGGACCAAGATGAAAGATTTGCTGCTTGCAGTTTGTTTGCTGGCGCTGACTAACTCAGTTCAGGCCTCCGAGTGGAGGGTTGTGTGCCTCAAGCTGTGCAAATGTGACGTCCGACCCTGGTTCTCTCCCTCGTCCATGTATAATGAGGCTCCGACTGTGGACTGTAATGATCTAGGACTTCTGTCTCTGCCGGAAAAGCTGCCCTTAGACACACAAGTACTTCTATCGCAGGCCAACAACATTGCAAAGATTGACAGTCCTTTGGACTATCTGGTAAATTTAACAGAGGTAGACCTATCTCGA contains:
- the immp2l gene encoding mitochondrial inner membrane protease subunit 2 isoform X1, which encodes MAQTGFGRRYFKAFVSGFFVAVPVTVTVLDRLAYVARVEGASMQPSLNPDGESSPDVVLLNRWSVRNYQVHRGDIVSVLSPKDPRQKIIKRVIGIEGDFIKTLGYKNRYVRVPDGHLWIEGDHHGHSFDSNTFGPVDGWSFRLQFQRIFSGSHHHKQISPQIDLFIKNSTNTNKDCRVLGTLLTALMRSNAPACNV